In a single window of the Pongo abelii isolate AG06213 chromosome 1, NHGRI_mPonAbe1-v2.0_pri, whole genome shotgun sequence genome:
- the LOC100434211 gene encoding olfactory receptor 6P1 codes for MRNLSGGHVEEFVLVGFPTTPPLQLLLFVLFFAIYLLTLLENALIVFTIWLTPSLHRPMYFFLGQLSFLELWYINVTIPRLLAAFLTQDGRVSYVGCMTQLYFFIALACTECVLLAVMAYDRYLAICGPLHYPSLMPSSLATRLAAASWGSGFFSSMMKLLFISQLSYCGPNIINHFFCDISPLLNLTCSDKEQAELVDFLLALVMILLPLLAVVSSYTAIIAAILKIPTSRGRHKAFSTCATHLAVVVIYYSSTLFTYARPRAMYTFNHNKIISVLYAIIVPFFNPAIYCLRNKEVKEAFRKTVMGRCHYPRDVPD; via the coding sequence ATGAGAAATTTGAGTGGAGGCCATGTCGAGGAGTTTGTCTTGGTGGGTTTCCCTACCACTCCTCCCCTCCAGCTGCtcctctttgtccttttttttgcAATTTACCTTCTGACATTGTTGGAGAATGCACTCATTGTCTTCACAATATGGCTCACTCCAAGCCTTCATCGCCCCATGTACTTTTTCCTTGGCCAACTCTCTTTCCTGGAGCTATGGTACATCAATGTCACCATTCCTCGGCTCTTGGCAGCCTTTCTTACCCAGGATGGTAGAGTCTCCTATGTAGGTTGCATGACCCAACTGTACTTCTTTATTGCCTTAGCCTGTACTGAATGTGTGCTGTTGGCAGTTATGGCCTATGATCGCTACCTGGCCATCTGTGGACCCCTCCATTACCCTAGTCTCATGCCTTCCAGTCTGGCCACTCGCCTTGCTGCTGCCTCTTGGGGCAGTGGCTTCTTCAGCTCCATGATGAagcttctttttatttcccaATTGTCCTACTGTGGACCCAACATTATCAACCACTTTTTCTGTGATATTTCCCCACTGCTCAACCTCACCTGCTCTGATAAGGAGCAAGCAGAGCTAGTAGACTTCCTTCTGGCCCTGGTGATGATTCTTCTCCCTCTATTGGCTGTGGTTTCATCATACACTGCCATCATTGCAGCCATCCTGAAGATCCCTACTTCCAGGGGACGCCACAAAGCCTTTTCCACTTGTGCCACTCATCTGGCAGTGGTTGTTATCTACTACTCCTCCACTCTCTTCACCTATGCACGGCCCCGGGCCATGTACACCTTCAACCACAACAAGATTATCTCTGTGCTCTACGCTATCATTGTACCATTCTTCAACCCAGCCATCTACTGCCTGAGGA